The sequence CAAGGTCGAGGGCGACCTGCCGGGCCCGATGCGCGTGAAGCGCCGCGCGGCTGAACTGAACGCGGGCCTGCGTGCACGCTCGGAGGAATCGCTGCGCGACCCGCTGTCGATGCTCGACTGGGTCAACCTGTACGCGATGGCCGTCAACGAGGAGAACGCGGCGGGCGGGCGCGTCGTCACCGCGCCGACCAACGGCGCGGCCGGCGTGATTCCCGCGGTGCTGCACTACTACGTGAAATTCGTGCCGGGTTCGAACGAAGCCGGCATCGTCGAATTCCTGCTGACGGCCGCGGCGATCGGGATCATCTACAAGGAAACCGCGTCGATCTCCGGTGCGGAAGTCGGTTGCCAGGGCGAAGTGGGCGTCGCGTGCTCGATGGCCGCCGCGGCGCTCGCCGCCGTGATGGGCGGCACGCCCGACCAGGTCGAGAACGCGGCCGAGATCGGCATGGAGCACAACCTCGGGATGACCTGCGATCCCGTAGGCGGGCTCGTGCAGATCCCGTGCATCGAGCGCAACGCGATGGGCGCGATCAAGGCGCTGAACGCGTCGCGCATGGCGCTCAAGGGCAACGGCCAGCACTACGTGTCGCTCGATTCCGTGATCAAGACGATGCGCGAGACCGGTGCCGACATGAAGACGAAATACAAGGAAACGTCGCGCGGCGGTCTTGCCGTGAACGTCATCGAATGCTAACGAAGGGTCAATCAACATGAGCCGCTACTCGATATTCAGCCTGTTCCGCAACGGCCTCTCGTATCACGAGAACTGGGAAAAGCAGTGGAAGAGCCCGGAACCGAAGAAGGAATACGACGTCGTGATCGTCGGCGGCGGCGGCCACGGCCTCGCGACCGCGTACTACCTCGCGAAGGAGCACGGGATCACGAACGTCGCGATCCTCGAGAAGGGCTGGATCGGCGGCGGCAACACCGCGCGCAACACGACGATCGTGCGCTCGAACTATCTGTGGGACGAATCGGCCGCGCTGTACGAGAAGGCGATGAAGCTGTGGGAAGGGCTGTCGCAGGACCTCAACTACAACGTGATGTTCAGCCAGCGCGGCGTGATGAACCTCGCGCACACGCTGCAGGACGTGCGTGACACCGAGCGCCGCGTGAACGCGAACCGGCTGAACGGCGTCGATGCCGAATTCCTGACGCCCGCGCAGATCAAGGAAATCGAGCCGACGATCAACCTGAACAGCCGCTACCCGGTGCTCGGCGCATCGATCCAGCGCCGTGCGGGCGTCGCGCGTCACGACGCGGTGGCCTGGGGCTTCGCACGCGGCGCGGACCGCGCCGGTGTCGACATCATCCAGAACTGCCAGGTGACGGGCATTCGCCGCGAAGGCGGCGCGGTGGTCGGCGTCGATACGGTGAAGGGCTTCATCAAGGCGAAGAAGGTCGCGGTGGTCGCGGCCGGCAACACGACGACGCTCGCCGACATGGCCGGCGTACGCCTGCCGATCGAAAGCCACCCGTTGCAGGCGCTGGTATCCGAGCCGATCAAGCCGGTCGTCAACTCGGTGATCATGTCGAACGCGGTGCACGCGTATATCAGCCAGTCCGACAAGGGCGACCTCGTGATCGGCGCGGGCATCGACCAGTACACGGGTTTCGGCCAGCGCGGCAGCTTCCACATCATCGAAAGCACACTGCAGGCGATCGTCGAGATGTTCCCGGTGTTCTCGCGCGTGCGGATGAACCGCCAGTGGGGCGGCATCGTCGACGTGTCACCGGACGCGTGCCCGATCATCACCAAGACCGACGTGAAGGGCCTCTATTTCAACTGCGGCTGGGGCACCGGCGGCTTCAAGGCGACGCCCGGCTCGGGCTGGGTGTTCGCGCACACGATCGCCCGCGACGAACCGCATCCGCTGAACGCGCCGTTCGCGCTCGACCGCTTCTACACGGGCCACCTGATCGACGAGCACGGCGCTGCCGCCGTCGCGCACTGACCCCCCCGCACTGAAGTGCATGGGACCGGAGTAAGGCGCTGAAGCGCCAACTCTGGTCGACACACTGGAGAAAGAAACATGTTGCTGATCGAATGTCCGTGGTGCGGGCCGCGCGCCGAATCCGAGTTCTCATGCGGCGGCGAAGCCGACATCGTGCGCCCGGTAGCCAACGAGAACATGACCGACCGCGAATGGGGCGAATACGTGTTCATGCGCGAGAACAAGCGCGGGCTGC comes from Burkholderia pyrrocinia and encodes:
- a CDS encoding L-serine ammonia-lyase; its protein translation is MNVSAFDLFKIGIGPSSSHTVGPMIAACRFASHVEDANLLGFVRRVRIELYGSLGATGKGHGTDKAVLLGLEGHLPDTIDPDLIEPRLAAIRAEKSLSLLGKQTVRFEEKEHIGFYRKLMSGTSIVHPNGMRFQAFDEHGQLLVEKEYYSVGGGFVVNRDGDRVNGVRAAVEVPYPFRTGDDLMRQCREHGLSIAELMLRNESALRPADEVRVGLLAIWRTMAACVERGCKVEGDLPGPMRVKRRAAELNAGLRARSEESLRDPLSMLDWVNLYAMAVNEENAAGGRVVTAPTNGAAGVIPAVLHYYVKFVPGSNEAGIVEFLLTAAAIGIIYKETASISGAEVGCQGEVGVACSMAAAALAAVMGGTPDQVENAAEIGMEHNLGMTCDPVGGLVQIPCIERNAMGAIKALNASRMALKGNGQHYVSLDSVIKTMRETGADMKTKYKETSRGGLAVNVIEC
- a CDS encoding sarcosine oxidase subunit beta family protein, with protein sequence MSRYSIFSLFRNGLSYHENWEKQWKSPEPKKEYDVVIVGGGGHGLATAYYLAKEHGITNVAILEKGWIGGGNTARNTTIVRSNYLWDESAALYEKAMKLWEGLSQDLNYNVMFSQRGVMNLAHTLQDVRDTERRVNANRLNGVDAEFLTPAQIKEIEPTINLNSRYPVLGASIQRRAGVARHDAVAWGFARGADRAGVDIIQNCQVTGIRREGGAVVGVDTVKGFIKAKKVAVVAAGNTTTLADMAGVRLPIESHPLQALVSEPIKPVVNSVIMSNAVHAYISQSDKGDLVIGAGIDQYTGFGQRGSFHIIESTLQAIVEMFPVFSRVRMNRQWGGIVDVSPDACPIITKTDVKGLYFNCGWGTGGFKATPGSGWVFAHTIARDEPHPLNAPFALDRFYTGHLIDEHGAAAVAH
- a CDS encoding sarcosine oxidase subunit delta translates to MLLIECPWCGPRAESEFSCGGEADIVRPVANENMTDREWGEYVFMRENKRGLHKEQWLHTQGCRRWFKATRDTVTYDIKGYEKFSGAAAGNAHEEGTSK